The nucleotide sequence CGGCAAGCAAAGCGGTAACGCTGCGGAACAGTTTTTTATGCTTCATCTTCGGTTTCCTCCTGTTCGTCGGTATAGTCTGCGTCCGGCTGCGGCAAGGCAATTTCGCCGCTGGCGTAAGCGGAGAGGAACGCGGCAAGCTGCGCCCCGTCAAGGTGTACCGCTTTCACCATTTGAACGATCTGCGC is from Monoglobus pectinilyticus and encodes:
- a CDS encoding DUF4315 family protein — encoded protein: MANTKLDRIERDIEKTRAKILEYQKRLKDLEAQKIEEENAQIVQMVKAVHLDGAQLAAFLSAYASGEIALPQPDADYTDEQEETEDEA